Genomic DNA from Turicibacter faecis:
CTGTACGTCAACATAAAGAAGTTTACGGAACATTGAATAATTTCCATGAAAAAAATGTGTTACATATTAACGATACGCATCCAGCCTTAATCGTTCCAGAATTAATGCGTATTTTAATTGATGAAGAGGGGTACGGTTGGGATCAAGCTTGGGAAATTACTCAACATTCATGTGCTTACACGAACCATACAATTTTAGCGGAAGCACTTGAAAAATGGCCGGTTGATTTATTCCAACCATTATTACCACGTATTTATATGATTACGGAGGAAATTAACCGTCGTTACTGTTTAAAATTATTAGAGTTATATCCAAATCAACCAGAGAAAGTAGCTGAATTAGCTATTATTGGATATAATCAAGTGCGTATGGCTCATTTAGCAATTGTCGGGTCATTTAGCATTAATGGGGTTGCACAGTTACATACAGATATCTTAACTCATATTGAGATGAAAGATTTCTATCAAATGTATCCGGATCGTTTTAATAATAAAACAAACGGAATCACGCATCGTCGTTGGTTATTACATTGTAATCCAGAATTAACAAAGTTATTAGATAAAGAAATCGGAACAGGGTATCATACGAATACGTTTGAATTAGCGAAATTAGAGGATAAATTACATGATGAGCGAGTTCAAAAAGAAATTATGAATATGAAATATGCTCGTAAACAAGCGTTAGCAAATCGTATTGAACGTGAGCAAGGTGTGAAGTTAGATCCAAACTCGATTTTTGATATTCAAGTTAAGCGTCTTCATGCGTATAAACGCCAGTTGTTAAACGCAATGCATATTATGTATTTATACAATCGATTAAAAGAGGATGAACAATTTAGAGCGAACTTCCATCCTCAATCATTCATCTTCGGAGCAAAGGCAGCATCAGGTTACTATTTTGCTAAGAAGGTTATTAAACTTATTAACTCGATTGCTCAAAAAGTTAATAATGATCCAGAAACGTCTAACTTATTAAAAGTTGTTTTCGTAGAAAATTACAATGTCACGTATGCTGAGTTAATTATGCCAGCTGCTGATTTATCAGAACAAATTTCTACGGCATCAAAAGAGGCATCAGGAACAGGAAACATGAAGTTTATGATGAATGGGGCTATGACCATTGGAACATTAGATGGAGCGAATGTTGAAATTCATGAGCTAGTTGGAGATGAAAATAGCTTTATCTTTGGATTAAATGCGGATGAAGTTAATGATTACCAACAAAATGGTGGATATAACCCATGGAATCTTTACCATACAGATGTTCGTATTCGTCGTGTATTAGATCAATTAGTTAATGGATTCTTAACACCAGATAAAGAAGAATTCCGCGATATCTTTAATGCCGTGACACATAATGGCGATGAGTATTTTGTCTTAAAAGACTTTGATGCTTATGTGCGTGCGCAGGAGGCTGCTAATCAAGCTTATAAAAATCGCAAGAAATGGACTGAAATGTCAATGATTAATATTGCACGTTCTGGTAAATTCTCATCAGACCGTACGATTCAAGAATATGCAGACCAAATTTGGCATTTAGAAAAATTAAAATTTTAATAAAAAAAATCTCACGTTAGCGTGAGATTTTTTTTATTATTAAGACCTCAATAAGTTCTTATGTGATAAAATCGCTAGTTATTCATTGCATATATAGGGAATTTTTGGTAATTTATTGTTATAGATAAATAAGGCGGTGAAAATAGGAGGGGTTGAATGTTTTTAACGGTTGGACATAAGATTAAGTTATGCCGTAAGAGGCAACGTTTTAAAATGCGATGAAAAATTTATTTGTCAGTCTAACAGTATAGAAATTAGGATTTCTATAGCAGTGGTTGTAGAATATCCCCCTCTTGATCACAGTAGATCTATAAATATTCTGCTTTTAGTTGAGACAAATAAAGACTAACATCCTAATCATTTGATAAGGAGGGAGAAAATGTCTAATTTATTAAAGGTTATTATTTGTTTAATATTAATTTTCACGTTAATTAACTCAGTATTGCGCATTATATTAACAATAGGAATGGGTGGAATAGGAAAAATAGGATACGCATGGCCAGCTCTATTACATGTAGTTATTGTGATATATTTTTGTAAAGTTATTATTTCTTTTCGTAAAAGGGTATAGCGTTTAGCTAGGCTCTTTTATGATCCTCAATGAGTGATATAGATGAACTTGAAAGATTAACGATGAAAAAAGATTTATTAATTTACTCTAATTTGTAAGACTGACTGTAAAAGATGATAAGTTTTTTAGACGATTATCTATCGAGCACACAAAAAAAGATAAAATGTACCCTAGAGAGTAGACAAATAAAAAAAGTCTACCTTCTAGGGCCTTTTTGTTATAATATTAACTATTAGATTTTAGGAGGATTTTAAATGAGCAAGAAGTTATTTACACCACAAGAGATTGAACAACTCAAACAAAACGAATATGTTAAGTCAGTATCTGAAAAAGGGATTACTTATACGAAAGAATTTAAGGAGAACTTTATTATGATGAGCGAGAAAGGAAAGTTTCCGCGAGAGATATTCGAATACTATGGATTTAATGTTACGGTGCTTGGCATGCAGCGTGTGAATTCTGCAGCTAAACGTTGGAAACAAGCCTTTAAAACCCAGGGCCCATTAGGATTGGATGATAGTCGTACTAAGAATTCTGGAAGGTCCCTAAAACGAGAGTTAACGCTAGAAGAACAATTATTACGCACGCAGGCTGAATTAGAAGTTTTAAAGATTGAGAACGAATTATTAAAAAAGTTGAGACTCATGAGAAAAATGCTCGAATAGTCTCTAAAGAAGTAAAGTTTCAAATGATTCATCAAGTAGTGAATCAGACATCAACTAAATTTAAATCTTTAATTTCTCATTTATGCGATAGTCTTGGTGTTTCAAGATCAGGTTATTATCGTTATTTTTCGTTATGTGCTGAAGAAGCTCGTTTAAAGCGATTAAAGGAGGAACAACATCGTTTAGAAGTTATTCAAAAGGCCATTTGTTTTAAGGGACGAAAAAACAAGGGAATTCGCCAAGTAGCGATGGTTCTTAAAGGGGAATTCAACATTATCTTTAACCTAAAATCTATTCATCGAATCATGAAAAAGTATGGACTATTGAGTCAAGTTCGTCGAAGCAATCCCTATCGTAAACTCGCTAAAGCGACACAAGCACATCGTGTCTGTCCAAATCTTGTTAATCGTCAATTTAGGCCATTAGAACCTTATAAAGTTCTATTAACCGATATCACTTATTTAAAATATGGAAAGGGTCAGACTGCCTATCTCTCGACCATCTTAGATAGTGCAACAAATGAAGTTTTAGCTTTTCAATTAAGTGAGCATTTAAAGATAGATTTTGTTCTCCAAACACTGAACCAACTTCAAGAAAATCCGACTGTCCAATTAACGAAGGAAACGATTATTCACTCCGATCAGGGCGTGCATTATACGAGTCCGCAATTTTCGAATCAATTAAAGGAATTAGGAATTCAACAATCAATGTCTAGGAAGGGGAATTGTTGGGATAACGCTCCACAAGAATCATTTTTTGGGCATCTAAAAGATGAAGCAGATATAACCAATCAACTGACATTTGATGATTTACTCATTGAAATTGAAGAATATATAGATTATCATAACAACTTTAGATATCAATGGAATTTAAAAAAGCTGACTCCTGTAGGATACAGAAATCAGCTTCAAGTTGCTTAGGTTTTTTTCTTTGTCCTTGACAAAGGGTACAGATTAAACAAATTATGCGGTTTTTAATACTTCGTATAACTTTTCTTTTAGCTGATAGTAATGATTTGTTGCCTCAACATAATCATTATAACTGTCTTTCACCTGATTAAATGATGTTGTTACACTATTAAAGTATTGAATCGCTGTACTTGGTTTATCTTGATCAAAATTTTCCTTTAAACCTTTTAAGTTTTTGTTGAGTGCGCTAAGTTGTTGATTAAAGGTTTTTAATGTATCTAGACGTTTTTTTTCAGCATCAATGGCCTCCGTCGCTACTTTCTTTTGGTCTTCTGTTAAAGCGGAAGTTGTTTTTTCAAGTTTAGATGTGACATCGGTTTTAATAAATTCAGCTAATTGGACCTCTAATTTTTTTGTTTCGTCGTATGCCTGATTGAAGGTTTCAAATGCTTGATCGGTTTCTGTTCCTTCAGTATAAGTTTCACCTAAGGTAATTAAAGCTTGGACAGCCTCATATAATTGGCTTACATTTTTTTCAATCGTTAAATCACTGACCGTTGTTTCATTTTCAATCTTTTTATCTATTTCGCTAAGCGTTGAATAGGTTTTTGTTTTAGGTGTTTGGTATGAAAAGGCGATAGTGAGGCCAATTCCTGTAATCACGATAGCCAATATAATTGATATTACTTTTTTCATGAAAAGGTCCTCCTAAATATCTTCGCTATTAAAGAAATTTCTACTAAAATGTTGTTCTGGGTTATAAGGTAGGAATTCATATCCTAGGTTTTGATAATACTCAATGACACGTGGCAATGCCTCAAGTGTTGAATTTTTCTCATGGAATAAAACGACTAGATTGGTAGCGGCTGATTTTAATTGCATATCTGCTTCAATTTTTTCTAAAATTTGATTTGCATCGCTATATTTCCAGTCTAAAGAATCAACGTCCCAATCCCAACATTTGAACCCAGCTTCATTTAAAGCTTTGATGTGTTCTGGTGTAAAGGTTCCTCCACCTGTTCCATAAGGGGCGCGGCAAAGTTCACTTTTAAATCCACCTGTCATTTCTTCAATCAAATTTTGTTCCTCTTTCAATTCAGCAACAAAGTTTGCAGGTCCGTTATCACCATATAGGTGGTTGTAGTTGTGAGACAGGGTATGCATTCCGATATAATGCCCGTCATCTTTCATTCGTTGCAATACTGCTTGTGCTTGATTATTATTAGTGAGGGAAGTTCCGAGGACAAAAAATGTTCCTTTTACTTGATATTGATCTAGAATGTCCATGACTTTGGGAGCATTCGCAGAGGGTCCGTCATCGAATGTAAGGTATACAAATTTTACTTCTTGATTACGCCAGCGTTTAAGCGGTGCTGATGAATCAAAGGCTAACTGTTCCAGTTTAGGTTTTTCAAAGGATAATTTTTTTTCCTGATTTGATGCATTTAAAAAAAATCCCCCGGCAATGATTAAAACACTAATAATTGTAAGAGATAAATAAAACAGTGGTGACGGTTTTTTCTTCGTCGAATAGTAATCTTGGTTGTAATAGGCCATAAGTCATCTCCCTTTCTCTGATTTTAATTGTTCCCTCACGGTTTAATGGAGGGGATATCCTATGTATAGTATATCCTAAATTACAGAATAAAACAAAATACTTTTTTTTTGGATGAAAAAATTAGAATTGGTCTTTAATTATGTCACAATTTGCGATATTATTAGGTATTATTTTAAGCTAGATTCCAAGACCATAAATTAAAAAACGCTCCCTATGATCCTTATGGTAGTTTGGAAGTGTGATTTCTTTTTTTAAATGGAAAGGAGTTCGCTGATCAAGAAAATATTGATAGTCATCAGAGGGATAGTAAAGAATGAGTTCAACTTCACGGTAACACTCCTCGAGAGAGATTAAAATTTTTTCAATAATTTTTCTAAATATTTGAATTGAAAATGGATTAAAGAAGTAAAACTTATTTTCATTTGAACGAATGGGGTAGGTTTCACCGAGTCCACAATAAAAGGTGATATCATTTTGTGCAAAGGGATGCTTTTTAAAATAGTTTTTTTTGTTAAGAAGGGCTACTTCATAAAATTGTTCATTCATTTCTATCCCGGTGACGGGGATTTGAAAGAAATGATGAATATAAAAGTTGAGACGCCCTTTTCCGCAACCATAATCAACCACATGGTCGTTTTGATTTAAGGTATAGTTTTCAAATAGAAAGTTTAGAACCTCATAAGGTGTCGGTTCGTATCGATGGTATAGATGTGAGGTATGATATTTATCTGTCCCTTGTGTTTCAATATTTAATAAATGTTCATAGTCTTTTTCAGTCACGAGTGATACCCCCATTTGAATTTAATAATTTAATTGTAGGGGCATCCGGTTGAAGTTGCAACCGAGATCTTTTATTTTATAAAAATAAGTGGTGGTTTTTATCAAAAAATATAAAATGAGGCTATTATCTAAGGAAAGGGGAGTGAAAAGATGCGTGAGGCGGGAGAGATTCGCGTAAAAAAGATGTCGGCTCACAGACATCCTTATGAGCATCAGTCGGAGGCTTTAGAGGTTTTGGGGGAGATGGATAAGCATTCGAGTTTTAAATCTGTACTCGTTATCCCAACGGGGGGTGGAAAAACATTAACGGCATGTTGGTGGTTATTAAAGGGGGCGCTTAACAATAATAAAAAGGTATTATGGTTGGCGCATCGACAAATGTTATTAGAGCAAGCTGCAAAAACATTTGAAGACAATGCTTTTTCTGATGTGATGACCCAACGATCAGGATTTACCTATCGAATAATTTCGGGGGCACATCAATCGATGCAGGAGGTTCAGCCAGGTGATGATTTGCTCATTGTGAGTAAAGATAGTTTATGTAAACGGTTAAAATTTTTGAATAAATGGTTAAAAAAGGAAACGGAGATTTACGTCATTATTGATGAGGCGCATCATGCGAGTGCTCCGACGTATGAAAAGATTTTACAACATATTCAAAATCGAGTGGCATCCGTTAAATTATTAGGATTAACGGCTACTCCTTTTCGAACGGATACGCGTTATTTGAGTGATGTTTTTCCGGATGATATCGCCTATAAGGTTGATTTAATTGATTTAATAAAACGTGGGATTTTATCAATGCCGTATTTTGAGGAATGCCAAACAGAATTAGTTTTAACTTTGACGGATCAGGAGAAAAAGCAACTCATGGTAGACGATTTTCCCATTGAAATTGCGGAAAAGATGGCTAATCATAAGTTAAGAAACGCAGCGATTGTTAGGCAGTATGATAAAGAAAAATATGGTCCTACTATTGTTTTTGCTATTAACCGACTTCATGCCCTTGTTCTAAAATCGTTATTTGAAAAGGCAAAGATTCGTTGTGGTGTAATCATTTCCCGGGAAACGGATGATATTTTGGAAATGAAGCAATT
This window encodes:
- a CDS encoding glycogen/starch/alpha-glucan phosphorylase yields the protein MANVFANKDVFKDTFQTRVEQIYGVKFEESTPHQRYFTLGTLVREYISSNWIETNEAIVEGKHKQVYYFSMEFLMGRLLTNNIMNLGIRPVIEEAMNELAIDLNELERIEADAGLGNGGLGRLAACFMDSIASLGLPGHGNGLRYRYGFFEQKIIDGYQVEIPDKWLQRGYVWEVRKSNESVEIPFYGHVQIENVDGKEVYKHVPAEYVRAVPYDVPVVGDVANNNKTVNTLRLWSSEPTENKYPDHISAVEYEKDVRNISEFLYPDDSTIEGKILRLKQQYFFVAAGVRWAVRQHKEVYGTLNNFHEKNVLHINDTHPALIVPELMRILIDEEGYGWDQAWEITQHSCAYTNHTILAEALEKWPVDLFQPLLPRIYMITEEINRRYCLKLLELYPNQPEKVAELAIIGYNQVRMAHLAIVGSFSINGVAQLHTDILTHIEMKDFYQMYPDRFNNKTNGITHRRWLLHCNPELTKLLDKEIGTGYHTNTFELAKLEDKLHDERVQKEIMNMKYARKQALANRIEREQGVKLDPNSIFDIQVKRLHAYKRQLLNAMHIMYLYNRLKEDEQFRANFHPQSFIFGAKAASGYYFAKKVIKLINSIAQKVNNDPETSNLLKVVFVENYNVTYAELIMPAADLSEQISTASKEASGTGNMKFMMNGAMTIGTLDGANVEIHELVGDENSFIFGLNADEVNDYQQNGGYNPWNLYHTDVRIRRVLDQLVNGFLTPDKEEFRDIFNAVTHNGDEYFVLKDFDAYVRAQEAANQAYKNRKKWTEMSMINIARSGKFSSDRTIQEYADQIWHLEKLKF
- a CDS encoding IS3 family transposase (programmed frameshift) — translated: MSKKLFTPQEIEQLKQNEYVKSVSEKGITYTKEFKENFIMMSEKGKFPREIFEYYGFNVTVLGMQRVNSAAKRWKQAFKTQGPLGLDDSRTKNSGRSLKRELTLEEQLLRTQAELEVLKIENELLKKLRLMRKMRIVSKEVKFQMIHQVVNQTSTKFKSLISHLCDSLGVSRSGYYRYFSLCAEEARLKRLKEEQHRLEVIQKAICFKGRKNKGIRQVAMVLKGEFNIIFNLKSIHRIMKKYGLLSQVRRSNPYRKLAKATQAHRVCPNLVNRQFRPLEPYKVLLTDITYLKYGKGQTAYLSTILDSATNEVLAFQLSEHLKIDFVLQTLNQLQENPTVQLTKETIIHSDQGVHYTSPQFSNQLKELGIQQSMSRKGNCWDNAPQESFFGHLKDEADITNQLTFDDLLIEIEEYIDYHNNFRYQWNLKKLTPVGYRNQLQVA
- a CDS encoding polysaccharide deacetylase family protein, producing MAYYNQDYYSTKKKPSPLFYLSLTIISVLIIAGGFFLNASNQEKKLSFEKPKLEQLAFDSSAPLKRWRNQEVKFVYLTFDDGPSANAPKVMDILDQYQVKGTFFVLGTSLTNNNQAQAVLQRMKDDGHYIGMHTLSHNYNHLYGDNGPANFVAELKEEQNLIEEMTGGFKSELCRAPYGTGGGTFTPEHIKALNEAGFKCWDWDVDSLDWKYSDANQILEKIEADMQLKSAATNLVVLFHEKNSTLEALPRVIEYYQNLGYEFLPYNPEQHFSRNFFNSEDI
- a CDS encoding methyltransferase domain-containing protein, whose amino-acid sequence is MTEKDYEHLLNIETQGTDKYHTSHLYHRYEPTPYEVLNFLFENYTLNQNDHVVDYGCGKGRLNFYIHHFFQIPVTGIEMNEQFYEVALLNKKNYFKKHPFAQNDITFYCGLGETYPIRSNENKFYFFNPFSIQIFRKIIEKILISLEECYREVELILYYPSDDYQYFLDQRTPFHLKKEITLPNYHKDHRERFLIYGLGI